From the genome of Papaver somniferum cultivar HN1 chromosome 2, ASM357369v1, whole genome shotgun sequence, one region includes:
- the LOC113351648 gene encoding uncharacterized protein LOC113351648 has product MYPNNSFITHHKDVKVNELIINGEWNVPAEMFNFFNLEDLASIGYGKDKLIWTIDLSGKFSVKSVVQLIRKKYPCVTWEKHVWNSTIHPKISTNVWKILRGACATEENYRKRGFHTVSKCYLCGNGQDTMDHILWYCDFSEKIWHWLGGIFKFLNPCNFMDVSKCVQKKSSAVREVGFICAFTVMVELWFTRNRVCYDDEIPNLVNFKLRIMQFTKENSVRIKGEIR; this is encoded by the coding sequence ATGTACCCTAATAATTCATTTATTACACATCACAAAGATGTGAAAGTCAATGAATTGATTATCAATGGGGAATGGAATGTACCTGCAGAAATGTTTAACTTCTTTAATCTAGAAGATTTAGCATCTATTGGTTATGGAAAAGACAAGCTCATATGGACAATTGATTTGTCTGGAAAATTTTCAGTGAAAAGTGTAGTGCAACTAATCAGAAAAAAGTATCCTTGTGTTACTTGGGAAAAACATGTATGGAATTCCACAATACACCCTAAAATTTCAACTAATGTATGGAAAATTCTTAGAGGAGCATGTGCAACTGAGGAGAATTATAGAAAAAGAGGATTTCACACTGTTTCCAAATGTTACTTATGTGGGAATGGTCAGGATACAATGGATCATATATTGTGGTACTGTGATTTTAGCGAAAAAATCTGGCACTGGCTTGGTGGAATATTTAAATTTTTGAACCCTTGCAACTTTATGGATGTATCGAAGTGTGTCCAGAAGAAAAGCTCGGCTGTGAGAGAAGTTGGGTTTATATGTGCTTTTACTGTAATGGTGGAGCTCTGGTTTACCAGAAACAGAGTATgttatgatgatgaaattccaaaCTTGGTAAACTTCAAATTGAGGATAATGCAGTTCACGAAAGAGAACAGTGTAAGAATAAAGGGTGAAATCAGATAA
- the LOC113351649 gene encoding uncharacterized protein LOC113351649, which translates to MYDMSIMTAFGIRGVKVITTIVKECIFKFHVLNQVLICCDGASKGNPGSSGCGFVRRSNTGGYLGAVAGGLGVATNSIAEVMALICAGEWAIRRQYFNVCFSLDSKAVLQAFSSGKIPWMVINRWKRIMVKLHSISFRHSYREIIFSADKMAKRGSSLRRGEVMIYNEKLGFLGALECENQSYFRFC; encoded by the coding sequence ATGTATGATATGAGCATCATGACAGCTTTTGGCATCAGAGGTGTGAAGGTTATAACAACTATAGTAAAAGAATGCATTTTCAAGTTCCATGTACTAAATCAAGTGCTCATTTGCTGTGATGGAGCATCAAAAGGGAATCCTGGTAGTTCTGGGTGTGGATTTGTAAGAAGGAGCAACACTGGAGGTTATCTTGGTGCAGTGGCTGGTGGTTTGGGTGTGGCCACAAATTCCATTGCTGAAGTGATGGCTTTAATCTGTGCAGGTGAATGGGCTATAAGAAGACAATACTTTAATGTGTGTTTTAGCCTGGATTCAAAGGCAGTACTGCAGGCTTTCAGCTCAGGGAAAATACCTTGGATGGTAATAAACAGATGGAAAAGAATAATGGTAAAACTGCACAGCATTTCTTTTAGACATTCTTATAGAGAAATAATTTTTTCTGCGGATAAAATGGCCAAGAGAGGTTCTTCACTCAGAAGAGGAGAAGTAATGATATATAATGAGAAACTTGGATTCTTGGGAGCTCTGGAATGTGAAAATCAGTCCTACTTTCGTTTTTGCTAA